A stretch of the Crocinitomicaceae bacterium genome encodes the following:
- a CDS encoding HlyD family efflux transporter periplasmic adaptor subunit encodes MKIRHIVIIVLFLVINLLIGMVLMNAGGKKTVEEKDQLVIPHLEAMQVNNTVEEIRVSGYGTLSSYNTVDLAAEIQGKLYAGNKALKPGMRFKKGDLLFRIDDSEARYSIRARKSTFINLLANILPDIKVDYNSEYKKWSDYLESIKLNESLPTLPAWSSEKEKVFLSTRNVLTEYFNIKSQEEQLKKYTVHAPFSGMISEVYMPEFSFVNPGAKIIKVVQTGNYEIPVAVPVSQLDMVKVGTKCTIYSTDGTERGGGSVVRISEVINRTTQSVTVYVKPGNDKDADYIEGEYLLVKIDAELTQNGCLIPRSAVQDGQVYVYSKTDSLLNKKPVQILNENEQGFFVSGISDTDTIIIQEVLNYRDTAKYGIIIK; translated from the coding sequence ATGAAAATCAGACACATTGTAATTATCGTACTCTTTTTAGTCATCAATTTGCTCATTGGCATGGTATTGATGAATGCCGGCGGAAAAAAGACTGTAGAAGAAAAAGACCAACTTGTGATTCCACACCTTGAAGCCATGCAGGTTAATAATACAGTAGAAGAAATCAGAGTAAGTGGTTATGGCACCTTATCATCTTATAACACGGTGGACCTGGCTGCTGAAATACAAGGTAAACTGTATGCAGGCAACAAAGCACTTAAACCGGGCATGCGCTTTAAAAAGGGTGATTTACTTTTCAGGATTGATGACAGCGAAGCAAGATATTCAATCAGAGCGCGCAAAAGCACCTTCATAAATCTGCTTGCAAATATTTTACCTGATATTAAAGTAGATTATAATTCAGAGTATAAAAAGTGGAGTGATTACTTGGAGAGTATAAAACTGAATGAGTCACTGCCTACCCTACCTGCTTGGAGTAGTGAAAAAGAAAAAGTGTTTCTTTCAACCAGAAATGTACTGACAGAATATTTTAATATCAAAAGTCAGGAAGAGCAATTAAAAAAATATACGGTACATGCTCCATTCAGCGGAATGATCAGTGAAGTATATATGCCTGAATTTTCATTTGTGAATCCCGGCGCAAAAATTATCAAAGTAGTTCAAACCGGAAATTATGAAATACCCGTTGCGGTTCCGGTGAGTCAATTAGATATGGTAAAAGTAGGAACCAAATGCACTATTTATTCTACGGATGGAACAGAGCGAGGCGGCGGTTCAGTTGTGCGCATATCTGAAGTAATTAACCGCACCACACAAAGTGTAACCGTGTATGTAAAGCCGGGTAATGACAAAGACGCAGATTATATTGAAGGAGAATATTTGCTGGTAAAAATTGATGCTGAACTCACACAAAATGGTTGCTTGATTCCGCGTTCAGCTGTGCAAGATGGTCAGGTATATGTTTACTCTAAAACTGACTCTTTGTTGAATAAAAAACCCGTTCAAATTCTCAATGAAAATGAACAAGGATTTTTTGTTTCAGGGATATCAGACACTGATACAATTATTATACAAGAAGTGCTCAATTACCGTGATACTGCCAAGTATGGAATCATAATAAAATAA
- a CDS encoding MMPL family transporter — protein MVVSLLISAFLIYLIKDIRFDYDFEAFFPEEDPETVFFKEHRARFESDNDFIFVALTNHDGVFEKDFLQKVQAFTDSLKKDTLVREVQSLTGMSEYVKTPFSPMVFENPYLHIDDESMYEKDSARIFKHPELVGFFINQKADALMVYIKHQQYMSKKKCDLLKEHIDEHIATLQFDETKYAGRAIGMSYYINKMQYETVFFIGLSFILVIIFLAFTFKSIWGIWVPLVIVGLSMGWIVGFMVLVNQPINLILTVLPSIIFVVAMSDVIHLVSKYLDELRTGKTKLQAIYTAYKEVGIATLMTSLTTAIGFITLLTVNMEPVQDFGVYTAIGVMLSFLLAYITLPGLLFITKPPRRIVEKEITESVWYGILHKTFSWLIRQRKLVLIISIIVAVISTIGTFMIKANYYLLEDISKSSKIRQDYEYFDKEFMGLRPFEMAIIVKDQSKTIYDYEVLKEINKVENYLERDYGLKHCFSIVSVLELANRTQHGGQLSYAKLPEESEANDMIEQIKEFDKKGMLNIYVDSTEQYGRISSTIGDIGLIEINKKNTGLNQFIADSTNTNLVEFKMTGTGHLLDLNMSYLSKNLLFGLLISIGLIGLIMGLLYRSLKMVLISLLVNIMPLIMIAAVLGFAGVDLKVSTAIIFTISFGIAVDDTLHFMSRFRLELGKGRSYLYAMKRTFLSTGKAMVLTSVILCAGFLMLMLSDFLGTYYVGLLISLSLLFALINDLFLLPVLLMIFYKGKKK, from the coding sequence TTGGTGGTATCTCTTTTGATATCAGCTTTTTTAATTTATCTGATTAAAGATATTCGCTTTGATTATGACTTTGAGGCGTTTTTCCCTGAAGAGGATCCTGAGACAGTATTTTTCAAAGAGCACCGCGCGAGATTTGAATCAGACAATGATTTTATTTTTGTTGCTCTGACAAATCATGATGGGGTTTTTGAAAAAGATTTTTTACAAAAAGTACAGGCTTTTACTGATTCATTGAAAAAAGATACGCTGGTGCGTGAAGTACAATCATTGACCGGCATGAGTGAATATGTGAAAACACCTTTTTCACCCATGGTATTTGAAAATCCTTATCTGCATATTGATGATGAAAGTATGTATGAAAAAGATTCAGCGCGCATATTCAAACACCCTGAACTTGTAGGTTTTTTCATTAATCAAAAAGCTGATGCCCTAATGGTTTACATCAAGCATCAGCAGTACATGAGTAAGAAAAAATGTGATTTACTCAAAGAGCATATTGATGAACATATAGCAACCTTACAATTTGACGAAACAAAATATGCAGGCAGGGCCATTGGTATGTCATATTACATTAACAAGATGCAATATGAGACTGTATTTTTTATTGGATTATCTTTTATACTGGTAATTATTTTTCTTGCTTTCACGTTTAAATCTATTTGGGGCATTTGGGTTCCGTTAGTGATTGTTGGTTTGTCAATGGGATGGATTGTCGGATTTATGGTGTTAGTGAATCAACCCATCAATTTAATATTAACGGTATTGCCATCTATCATTTTTGTGGTTGCCATGTCTGATGTCATTCATCTTGTATCAAAATATTTGGATGAATTGCGCACCGGCAAAACTAAGTTGCAAGCTATTTACACTGCATACAAAGAAGTAGGTATTGCCACCCTGATGACATCACTCACAACGGCTATTGGATTTATCACGCTTCTCACCGTGAATATGGAACCGGTGCAAGATTTTGGAGTGTACACCGCAATTGGCGTGATGCTGTCATTTTTGCTAGCCTATATCACATTGCCAGGTTTATTATTTATCACAAAACCGCCACGCCGCATTGTTGAAAAAGAAATTACAGAGAGTGTTTGGTATGGCATTCTTCACAAAACATTCAGCTGGCTGATCAGACAACGTAAATTGGTTTTAATAATTTCAATTATTGTTGCCGTCATCAGCACTATTGGCACATTCATGATCAAAGCAAATTATTATTTGCTTGAAGACATTTCTAAGTCAAGTAAGATAAGACAGGATTATGAATATTTTGATAAAGAATTCATGGGACTGAGACCGTTTGAAATGGCAATCATCGTGAAAGATCAATCAAAAACTATTTACGATTATGAAGTACTGAAAGAGATCAATAAAGTTGAGAATTATCTTGAAAGAGATTACGGATTGAAACATTGTTTTTCAATTGTCAGTGTATTGGAGTTAGCCAACCGCACACAACACGGTGGACAATTGTCATACGCCAAATTACCTGAAGAAAGTGAAGCCAACGACATGATTGAACAAATCAAAGAGTTTGATAAAAAAGGTATGCTGAACATCTATGTAGATTCAACTGAACAGTATGGCAGAATTTCAAGCACCATTGGCGATATTGGTTTGATAGAAATCAACAAAAAAAATACCGGCTTAAATCAATTCATTGCAGACAGCACCAATACCAATTTGGTTGAATTTAAAATGACCGGTACAGGACATTTGCTTGACCTGAACATGAGTTATCTTTCAAAAAACTTACTGTTTGGTTTGTTGATTTCTATTGGATTAATTGGACTCATCATGGGGCTACTTTATCGTTCATTAAAAATGGTTCTCATTTCACTGCTTGTAAATATTATGCCATTGATAATGATTGCTGCGGTATTAGGATTTGCCGGCGTTGATTTAAAAGTTTCTACCGCCATTATATTTACAATTTCATTTGGTATTGCGGTTGATGACACCTTACACTTTATGAGCAGATTCAGATTGGAGTTAGGCAAAGGACGCAGCTATTTGTATGCTATGAAACGCACTTTTTTATCAACCGGAAAAGCCATGGTACTCACCTCAGTGATTTTATGTGCAGGATTTTTAATGTTGATGCTATCAGATTTTTTGGGAACTTATTATGTCGGTCTACTCATCAGTCTTTCTCTACTTTTTGCCTTGATCAATGATTTATTTCTACTACCTGTTTTGTTGATGATTTTCTACAAAGGCAAAAAGAAATAA
- a CDS encoding T9SS type A sorting domain-containing protein, whose amino-acid sequence MKKFLLLGSVAASFGVTAQSYTAADTLQPGMSETYYVMDSNAVNLDAITGSGVTWNYSTLYGEIGVATNSDVVQLASAGTNAADFPEAEYNDDLASFASVYFSNSADSVTVYGFVFTVDGFDVVLHHDANPLKAMTFPAAVGTTISDVTAGIVDVNGGFATGLTTGTANVDVDGFGTLIVGGDTITNVLRVKLVENISTEITIFPFPTDYGTVTRTIYSYYHLSSGKQAIFQHATIDINTTLVNDSFNAVFYHSLPSYVGVAEQNVNHFSVYPNPASDFVTVTTSGNASQMSMYTVNGQLVTSFINPQVVETIEVSELPAGTYIIQVIENGTAVEEKIIVE is encoded by the coding sequence ATGAAAAAGTTTTTACTACTTGGTTCAGTAGCAGCATCATTTGGAGTAACCGCCCAGTCTTATACCGCCGCTGATACCTTGCAGCCCGGAATGAGTGAAACCTATTATGTGATGGATAGCAACGCCGTTAATTTAGATGCTATCACCGGTTCAGGTGTTACCTGGAATTATTCAACCCTTTACGGTGAAATTGGTGTTGCTACAAATAGTGATGTGGTGCAATTGGCGTCTGCCGGAACCAACGCCGCTGATTTTCCTGAAGCTGAATACAATGATGATCTGGCTTCATTTGCCTCAGTTTATTTTTCAAATAGTGCTGATTCTGTTACGGTGTATGGTTTTGTTTTCACCGTTGATGGGTTTGATGTGGTGTTGCACCATGATGCTAACCCATTAAAGGCAATGACTTTTCCGGCGGCTGTTGGTACAACTATTTCTGATGTTACTGCAGGAATCGTTGATGTGAATGGAGGATTTGCAACAGGTCTTACTACAGGCACTGCAAATGTTGATGTTGATGGGTTTGGTACTCTCATTGTTGGTGGCGACACCATTACCAATGTGTTGCGCGTGAAATTGGTTGAAAATATTTCAACTGAAATTACAATCTTTCCTTTTCCAACTGATTACGGAACTGTAACCCGTACAATTTATTCATACTATCATTTGTCTTCAGGTAAACAAGCAATCTTTCAGCACGCAACTATAGATATCAATACTACGCTGGTAAATGATTCTTTTAATGCTGTGTTTTATCATTCACTTCCTTCATATGTTGGAGTAGCTGAACAAAATGTAAATCATTTCTCGGTGTATCCTAATCCGGCAAGTGATTTTGTTACTGTAACTACTTCTGGTAATGCTTCACAAATGAGTATGTATACAGTAAATGGACAACTGGTAACTTCATTCATCAATCCACAAGTGGTTGAGACAATTGAAGTTTCTGAACTTCCAGCCGGTACTTATATCATTCAAGTAATTGAAAACGGTACAGCGGTTGAAGAAAAAATTATCGTAGAATAA
- a CDS encoding threonylcarbamoyl-AMP synthase → MKAEIDQAAKIISQGGVILYPTDTIWGLGCDPQNTAAIEKICQIKKRSESQHFIVLVNSDYLLNKYTDTIPEICYDLMDMTESPLTIIYPKGKNVSSKILAEDGSIGIRMVNQSFCTALMNKTRTGLVSTSANISGKPFPASYHDIDPEILKAVDYTVNVMHDQAPSKPSRIIKINMNGEFKIIRK, encoded by the coding sequence GTGAAAGCAGAAATAGATCAGGCAGCTAAAATTATTTCGCAGGGTGGAGTCATTCTATATCCTACTGATACAATATGGGGTTTGGGTTGTGATCCGCAAAATACTGCAGCAATTGAAAAAATTTGTCAGATAAAAAAACGAAGTGAATCGCAACATTTTATTGTACTTGTTAACAGTGATTATTTGTTGAATAAGTACACGGATACTATTCCGGAAATTTGTTATGATTTGATGGACATGACAGAATCTCCTCTCACAATTATTTACCCGAAAGGCAAAAATGTGAGTAGCAAAATACTTGCTGAAGATGGTAGTATTGGTATACGCATGGTAAATCAATCTTTTTGCACAGCCTTGATGAATAAAACCAGAACCGGACTTGTTTCAACATCAGCCAATATCTCAGGTAAACCTTTTCCAGCATCGTATCATGATATTGATCCTGAAATCCTCAAGGCAGTTGATTACACGGTGAATGTTATGCATGACCAAGCACCTTCAAAACCATCGCGCATTATTAAAATTAATATGAATGGTGAATTCAAAATAATCAGAAAATAG
- a CDS encoding HD domain-containing protein, producing the protein MNLKTHLQHKIFSAVSETARTEKKSVFVIGGYVRDLLLDRPSKDIDFVVLGDGLEFAQKVAANLNVDKVALYKNFGTAAFVFDGLDIEFVGARKESYNRDSRKPVVENGSLEDDQKRRDFSINALAISLSSTTFGEVVDPFDGLTDLKNKLIRTPLEPDQTYSDDPLRMMRAIRFSSQLGFTIEKESLKSISQNAERLKIISIERTMDEFNKIVLSEKPSRGISQLFDTGLLHYFFPEMIALHGVENIQGKGHKDNFYHTLEVLDNIARDTDNLWLRWAAILHDIAKPKTKKFQPGVGWTFHGHEDLGARMVKNIFTRLKLPLDSKMRYVEKLVRLHLRPIALVSGEVTDSAVRRLLFEAGDDVDDLMTLCNADITTKNEFKMVKYRQNFEKVREKIRTVEEKDHIRNFQPPVSGEEIMQIFNIEPCKTVGILKNEIKEAILEGHIRNDYNSAYEFLLKSASDKGLKPFVRKA; encoded by the coding sequence GTGAACCTTAAAACGCATCTTCAACATAAAATATTTTCAGCCGTATCTGAAACAGCCAGAACAGAAAAAAAATCAGTTTTTGTTATTGGTGGATATGTGCGTGACCTACTCTTGGATCGCCCTTCAAAAGATATTGATTTTGTTGTGCTTGGTGATGGGTTAGAGTTTGCACAAAAAGTAGCCGCAAATTTGAATGTAGATAAGGTAGCATTGTATAAAAACTTTGGTACAGCTGCTTTTGTTTTTGATGGATTGGATATAGAATTTGTTGGTGCGCGCAAAGAATCATACAACCGTGATTCACGTAAACCGGTAGTTGAAAATGGTAGCCTTGAAGATGATCAGAAACGACGAGACTTTAGCATTAACGCACTTGCCATTAGTTTATCATCAACAACATTTGGTGAAGTGGTTGATCCGTTTGATGGCTTAACTGATTTAAAAAATAAATTAATTCGTACTCCACTTGAACCTGATCAAACCTACTCTGATGATCCTTTGCGCATGATGCGTGCAATTAGATTTTCATCTCAATTGGGCTTTACAATTGAAAAAGAATCGCTGAAGTCTATTTCTCAAAATGCAGAGCGATTGAAAATAATTTCTATTGAGCGCACCATGGATGAGTTTAATAAAATTGTTTTATCTGAAAAACCTTCACGTGGAATTTCACAACTTTTTGATACCGGATTATTGCATTATTTTTTTCCTGAAATGATTGCCTTGCACGGGGTTGAAAATATTCAAGGCAAAGGACATAAAGACAATTTTTACCATACGCTTGAAGTATTGGATAATATTGCACGTGATACGGACAATCTTTGGCTAAGATGGGCAGCAATTCTTCATGATATTGCCAAGCCTAAAACCAAAAAATTTCAACCGGGCGTTGGTTGGACATTTCATGGCCATGAAGATTTGGGAGCGCGTATGGTCAAAAATATTTTTACCCGTTTAAAACTTCCGCTTGACAGCAAAATGCGATACGTTGAAAAATTGGTGCGACTTCATCTCAGACCTATTGCCTTGGTTAGTGGTGAAGTCACTGATTCTGCTGTGAGAAGATTGTTGTTTGAAGCCGGTGATGATGTGGATGATTTGATGACATTATGCAATGCGGATATCACTACTAAAAATGAATTCAAGATGGTGAAATACCGTCAGAATTTTGAAAAGGTGCGTGAGAAAATCAGAACAGTGGAAGAAAAAGACCACATCCGCAATTTTCAACCTCCGGTTTCAGGTGAAGAAATCATGCAGATTTTTAATATTGAACCTTGTAAAACGGTTGGTATTTTAAAAAATGAAATAAAAGAAGCTATCCTTGAAGGCCATATTCGTAATGATTATAATTCTGCATACGAGTTTCTTTTGAAGTCCGCTTCTGACAAAGGATTGAAGCCTTTCGTGCGCAAAGCATAA